The Elaeis guineensis isolate ETL-2024a chromosome 11, EG11, whole genome shotgun sequence genomic interval AGTATTAGATGAAAAAGCTTTCAGTAAAGTCTAAGCTGGCTTTTGAGTTTTAATGCACATCtcatgccatttttttttttcaaaaatagaagACTTACCATGCTTTAGTCAAAGTCTTGTTGTTCTTATTTTTCCCTTCTCTCTTTTGTTTTGTTGCTTTGTGGATAGAAAGTGCTTCTGCAAGACATATTAATAAGACACTAGACATTTGAAGAAGTAAtgatcttaaattatttttcCTGGTGATGCCTATTGTAAAGCTATATACTGTTCAAAGGAATATATGGTATACCAATTACTTCATTGGTATTTCTTGGCATTTCAAAGCACTATATGATTTGTAGATTTATTTGTAGCAGAAATTTGGTAGGCCTGCTAGTTTAATCTGTAACCAGGTTTTAGAAGCAGGTGCTGGTACTTGGTCTGTCACATGCATCTTGGCAATATTGCTGTGCTGACTGTAGCATGCCACGTGCTGTTCTGTGCTTatgcaaaagaaaaataaaaataaagtaaaaataaaaataaagtaaaaaaaatgattttgattgGTTTCATGCCAACCCATACTGGTGCCAATATTGGCTTGGCTTGTCACACGGTGGCTAGCAGAACCGCACTTGAAATCCTTAAAGATGTAACCTTGAAATCCTTCTTTTGTTTGAGATGATAAGGTAATGGATGTTGGAGTTGCAAGGGCCGAGGGTTTTCATATTATAGGAGTTGCTGCCATGGGTCAGGTTTAGCTCAGgtctttttccttgatttttttctttctttgtttttttttttttggtctgggaTATTGTATGCAAATGAGCTTCTGTATGTATGACACTGTTCGACCAGCATATCAAGTTATGTGCTCAATAGAACTGATAATTCTGTTTTCAAATCATCTTAATCCGTTTCCGGTGTTACCTTTCTCATATAGTCCTTTCTTTAGTTGCTGGATTAGCAAATGCTTATATCAGATTGCTAATTTCTCATTCAGATGGAGCATCCTGCCCTATAGAGGATGATTTTTTAAGCAGACTCATAGAAGCCGGTGATACTGAAAGTTCAAATTCTGTATCCTCTAGTCAAAAGGAAGATGGTGTAGCAGCAATGCAGTTTATGGCAAAAAAAATCTTACAGAAAATTATAGCTTCATTTAATGATGTGCGCCATCTAAATGAGGAACTTGCCGCTGCTGTCCTGGTGGCTCTTTCAGAAGATGGTAACTCCAAGTTCATGTTGCAAATTATTATTTCAACAGTTTTCACTTCGAGTTTGTGTTTGAAATTTGTCTGATCTGTTTTGGTTGGGTGCACCATAGAGCCCAGCAGACAATTACGGAAGACCACTAATGATCTGCATGCAGAACTTGGGAACTTTGTAGTGGCATTAGGTGATCTTCATCTGAAACACAGACCATTGGCAGATAAGTTTCAGAACCATCAAGATGCAGATGCTAAAAATAAGGCTGAGCATAAACGTTTGACAGGTATTTTTGTGAAATCTATTAGAAGATGCCCTTAAAATTTCCATATCATACATGCAGTGTATGCTTGCATTCTTGCAACAAAAATCATGTTACATCTTTAATAGTGGAGTTAACAACTTTTTGTTCATAAGTTGTGCATGAAGATTGTTGATTACATTCAAGGACATGTCCAATTCTTCTACAGGGAACCACCTTGTAGGCACCAATCTGGACAAATAATTAGTATATGTGTAATGTGTTTATGTGTGTGTGTTTTACATAAtgttgagttacttgccctgtttCTTTAACACAACATAATTATGTATTATTGCTGCTACTTTGTTTGTGAAGAGGAGTTGGCAAGTACTATTGCTGAATTGGAAGAAAGCAATTGTAAACTGGCAACCCTCAAGGCACAAAGAGACACAACACAGGGGAGACCATTTCTTTTTCCAACTTTAGGAAATAAACATGCTGGTGGAGATAACGTCAGAGATAAACAAAAAGAACTTCAAGATCTGGAGTCTGCACTCAAGGAACTGACGGTAGATATCAGCACTTAATTTCTTGTGGTATTTAGCAGCTCTTTAATTGATGTGATACAGTGATGGTTTCATGCTTTGGTTTGGGTATTTTGACCAGAATTTAGCTTCAAGCCGGCTGGTAGAGATTAGGAGTCTACATGAAGAAAGAATTGAAATTTTGAAGAAGTTAGCTAAGTTGCAGGTCAGTTTTGTTGTTTATTTTCAGTTATCAGTTTAACATACGACCTAATCATGTTTTATATTCTATATTTTCCAGTTTTTCTGATTACAGTTGAAATTTCATTGTGCTGGGGAAAATAATTTGCAGAATACTTTAATGGATATCAAGAATATATCTTCATCCAAAGCTTTTCAATTGCTGAATGATCAGCTAGAAAAATCAAAGGCAGAAATGGATCAGTGTCAGACATCTTTGGAGAAATTACAGGTGATAACTGGTTGGTAGATATAAGTAGTCTATGTAGATATGTTGGTTGTGACTCACTTCTTGGTATGCTGAAATTGTTTGCTGTAATTATTACAATAGGTTGAAAGAGACAACTTTGTTTGGCATGAAAAGGAAATGAGTTTGAAAATTGATCTtgctgacatatcttggagagaatctgCCTTTTCTGAATCTAGAACTGCTGAGCTAGAGCAGAGGTTACAGAAACTAGCTGAGGAAAGGATTCTGTTGGAGACCAAGCTTGAAGAGGCTTCAAGAGAACCAGGTATCTTGAAAACTTTGTTTGGTTCCACTTCAGAACATCAGCAGAACTTCTTTTCACCTTGTCATTCAATACAGTCTTTTTAGGCATCACCATCGTGCATTTCAGGTAGGAAAAAAATTATTGCAGAATTCAAAGCACTTGTATCATCATTACCTAAGGATATGGGGATCATGCAAAGTGAACTTAGTAAATACAAGGAAGCTGCTTCAGAGCTCCATTCTCTACGAGGAGAAGTTCAATCTCTTTCTAGCAGGTTAAGGAGGAAGGTAAGGGTTTGTCCTTTAGGTCATAAACAAAGCATCTACATTAGTTTGTCCATATTACATCATTGGAAGGACTTAAACTATGTTCTTGCTGTAGGAGAATGAGCTGGAATCTTTATCTGATAGATCTGCCAACCAGCTTTCTGAAGTAAACAAACTGCAGACTGTGGTATGCTAtcttctgtacatcaatttttattttcagcTTACCAACAACTGATAACAAGCCACGTTTACTAGTTCAAGTAAATAAATGAAATGGGCTGGTGGATTTTCAAAGTCTTGCCTTCTGATTATTGGTTGATTTGTTATTGTTGTTCTTTTGTTTCAAGCAAACAGTTACAAGTTACAACTAAGGTAAATGTCTGGATACACAAAGATATTCTTGTGAACTAGATCCTAAAATCAATAATAACCTAGGTCCTGCTTGTTCACTGCATAAGTTTAATTGTGAATAAACACATAACTTCGGGACTCTGTTCCTTCTTAACCTAGAAAAACTATTTGGCTATAATGACCAAATAGTTTTGGCCAGGTTAAAGGGGACAAGTACCTGAAACTGCTTTTCAGCTTTTCTGAATTCCAGAAGTACCCTTCCCTATTCCTATTTTATAGGGTGCAAGAAAAGTTGCTTGGCTGAAATAAATTTGGATAAGTGAACTTTATTCTGCTTTATTCAAGGTTATTTGTGAACAAAAAGGCCTTCCTAGAGTAGGATGGTTCTTGCCTAAAATTGACTATTGCAATTTTATTGGGAAGGACTGACTAAAAGGTGTCAGATTGCTTGCATGCTAGGTTCTATGACAACATGAATCAAGAATGATATGGATTCTGATATCAATATTTTAAGATCTGTATGAGTAATATCAGTTCTTATTGCAGGATATTGGGCTGTCTGAATGGTAGATAATATGCAGTTGTACTATTCATAGGTATCATACCTGCCATAGGCTATGTTGGAATGAAGGGTGTACACCTAAAATATTCAAAATTCACTTTATGAATGAGCCACTCATGCAACATGAATTGTGACACTTTAATGCTGAAATTCGATATAGAACTATTatgctcttttcttcttcttctttggagaGTTATAATAGATTTTTGTAGTTAGTAAAAGAcacatatatacatgtgtgtgtgtgtgtatttgagGGACCAATTCCTCAATAAATATTTCTGGAGAGTGGAGGTAGTATCGGTGTAGGCAATAACATTGTTGTACTTGGTCTTGTGAACTAGCTAGGTTAAGCTCTCATAATATCTTTTACAGATGGAAACTGTTCGAGGGCTTACATGGTAAATGAGAAAAGAGGGCAAATAAAAATGTGATTTTTGGTGGATATACAAATAAATTTGGTCCCAACATTTTACAACTGCTAAGGGATTATTGTTGCCATCTCAACACTTCTGTATAGTAGTGAGATGAATGAAATCTTTGCACATataacaagattttttttttgatggaagaaaattcatgacaTTGAAAGGAAGCCAAATTTATTTATATCATAAGGAAAACAGATTCtattaaaattcttttttttttttggatcatatGATTGATATTGGTGTCTCATTCAAATTTATTGTTATTTTTGCATGTATTTTCAATGCGCTAGTATTGGTGCCAGCACCATAAACCTAACTATCAGCTTTAAGTAACCTATCGTAAAACCTAAATTTTGACAAAACTCCCAAAAACCTTTAAAcaataaaaaaagaaacaaaaaaatggGGGTCCGATGAATCACCGAGATTCCAGCTTGTCCCAAGTTTCGGGATGAGTGTGTTTCAACCCAGCCCCAGACCAATACGGCTCCTGGGACTGGGATTCAGACACTTGTTTTGGATTGTTTTCAAAggttgccccaaactgggaaggaggttttctttttttcttttgattgaaGCTTGAATTTAGGAATCGGAGAAGTCGTAGTTTAAGACTGAAAAAACTAGCCATGATCTTTGAAAAAGTTGGAAATATAGCATGCTGGCTAGCCTGGTGATTATTTCAAATGGTTGTATTGAAAACCTGGGACTGACTGCCACCTTTATCAAGGTTGGGTGCTCTGGAGGTTTTGTAGGAGTTCTTCCCTGTTCTGTAGATTATTGAATAAGAAAAAGAACTTGGAGAATCATGTTTCTGTTAACTTAGTATTTAGCATGTGAGAGGAATGGAAGATTATTAAAGTTGCCTAATTAGTtacatcagattagataggatatGGCTTTTCAGTTATAGTTATCCATATTAATTGCCTATACAAGATGGTGACGTGAAAATACATCCCACGCACAACCTCTTTCATAAACCTAAAATGTAAATGATATGTCTTGTTTGCTACTGAGTTGTTGAATCATATCAACAGCTAAAATACTTTGAAATGGCAAGCACCTTAAGGTGATTTTGCACCTAGTCTTCTTGGTACTTCTCCAACTTTTTCAATATTTTGATTCGATCTTTTGCTTATTTCTAAACAATTTCAGAAGGATttactttattttcttttcctgttAGTGCTAGTTCTAATTTACATAGTGTACTGATTTTGAGATCGCTCTTTGTTCTCAACATGCCCATCCTCAACTTGCCACATTCATCATATGCGTGCATGTCTCCTTTCTTGCCAAATTGGACTAAAGGCCCACACATATCATTGTTGCATACATTAAACAAATAACCTACATTTATACCATCATGTTTGACTTTGATTTGTTATTAAATTGACAACTCATCTGGTGATAGTCTTTGTGATAGTTTTACATTACCTGTAAATGTCATGGTAACCAATTCTCTATTTGGTAGATCTAAGGTATTCTTTAAGCTATTTTTTCTATCTCTGCTCCCTCCCGttatgatgtattaaatgatatatttgtttgttttctattttatatttgcACTTGCTGTATCCTGCTTTACTATAGGTTGCATGTTTATGGTGATGTAGGTTCAAGATTTAAGACAgactaatcaagagttgaagcTATTTCTAGAGATGTATAGACGTGAATTCACTGATTCCAGGTAGCAAGTTTTATTCTTTAATATAAAACCACTTGAAACTTCTTGCATTTTACGTTCTTTTAAGGCATTGAATTTTGCAGGGGCTTTTGTATACTGGAGTGTCTTGCTTTCGTTCTGAACTCTTATTGGCATTTTTTAGAAAGGTTTTTTGAGGATTGCCTTATTTTATGCCTGAAGGGAAGGCTCTGTAGAACATCTGGAGGCTTTATAATGTGACGGGTGTCCAGTTAGGCAGTTCATGTGAACTGCACACCCTATATTTTTAAGCTGTGCCTTGTGTGGGAAGCATACAAGTTTGGTTATCTGAAGAAATGGATCTCTTTTGATGTGTTTTGCATCACATCGTGTGTGGAATCGAATTCAAATCTAGATGTGGTTTGATGGTGTCGTTGTCATTAAGTTTTGTGCATATTGGTGTGAGATATGCTATCCATGCCAATTACTGTAGTCATGTGCGAGTGTAATATCTATATCCTTTACTTTTTTTTGATACATTTTTAAACCTTTTAGTAAAATCAACATGACTTATGCCTTGTCTCTTCCATTTTCCGGATGCCTTGCCATGCACCTCTGCCTTTTTAAATTAGTGCTGAAATCAGGCCAGGCCTGGCCAAAATTAGTTCAAAACTGCCTGGGCTTCGGCTCATGCCCCATCTAAAGAAAAGGAGGTTTGGCTGAATAGAAGTAGGGGAATGAGGACTGAGGGTGGCCTTTCTCTTCTTTCTGAAGGAAGCGAGGTTACTCCTCAGGCAATTATTGGTCCCAAACCATGAAAGAAGGCTTTTTGATATTTTAGCAAATTTTTTTGGGCTTCCATATCATGGGAGCAGATgagggaggaggaaagaggtCAGGAGTGGGTTGCTTCTGTTGGTGGTTGCATTGTCCTAGGGTGGGGCTTTGGTGGTAATGTCTGAGAAAGCAGGCCTTCAAGTTATGGCCAAGGGAGAGGAGAGCGAGGAGGGATTAGCTGGGGTTTGGGTGCAATAACAACTCTCCTAAGACCATACTTCCCAAGTGAAGACTTATGAAAGATTGACATTGATGGATGGCCATGGTTGGGAATGCAATAGAGGCAATGCCATGCGGGGGAGAGAATAGTGAGGGGAATCGAGAGGGATGTGATTAGGTGATGGTTAAGGTATTATACCTGGAATTaagtattaaaattttgattCAGGTTGCCCATTGTAATGGACAATCTGGATCTTTTTAGATGTAACCCCTCACACCACAACCAGCACACAAACCATTGAGGACTTATGGCCTCAGCGGAGAGCAACAGGCTCTTAATTTTCTCCAAGGTCAGTACAGGTCTGGCTCAGTTCTGATTTGGTCCTTGAATTTGGCTGGAGGCTCCAGACCAAAGAGCTGTGCTGCTGTTGGCCTATTCAAGCATTGCTTGgggcccttcttttttttttttttgttttgcaaaATTTCCTATGAGTACACCAATCATTTGTCATGTTTCTATTAACAGGACCTTGGCTCTATGATTTTTATTCATGCCAGTGGATCCTTATTAGtttatcaatattttatttgaattagtgTGCTTACCAAAAAATTTGGGTGGCCTTTTTATATATTGTCACATTACAATTGAATGACTTAATACAGGGAGAGAAGAAATAGTTTTATAATTTTCTTTGGAGTTTAGTGTCTTGATGCTGATGATTACAATGTGGGTGAGATGTGAGACTTGTAACGTTTCGAATGTTAAGTTCATTGATTATGAGAGCATCATTTTTTGAAAACTGTTgtgattgagtccttaagcaaGAAAGATCACCCTATACATATTAATAAGATAGAAGTATTAATCTAGCAAGTGCTCATTTTATTCTCCTTGATAAACTTAAATTGGAATGCCAAATCCTTTAAGTTCTATTTgaagtgaaagaaaaataattttttttctgtaggagacaagaaaagaaaagaaaacaaaaggatGTACAGAATTTTCCATTGTTTGGTAATCAAGGAGAAAGCTTTTGAAGAAGACTTTTTACTTGTTTAGCTTGGATAGCTCTTTTCTTAACTAAATTGTGCAAAAGagatttctctctttctctctctctcttacatttctttctcaaaattgccACCTCTGGGGGAGGCAAATTTTATGGTGGCTAGAGACCGCCACATTCTCGTTCAAAAAGTTTCCTCTAGGCCATGTCTGGTTGACAGGAATTAGGAGGTGTGAATGGATATGAGCCTATGAGGTTCCCATCCAACCTATTCGCATGTTTAGTAATTCATTTTAGGAATGCTGATTTCCATGGGTATAGGATTCTAACGAGAAAGGTCAAACGGCATCCAAGGGAGACCTCGGAATTTTTCCCCTAGTAACAAAATAACAATGGTTTtttgtatattatattattattattaattgttTACCTGACATATATTATAGTAATTTATTATCCATCgaatgatataattatatattattatcactaatgtaatataatattttggataatatattaataatacatatatattataGTTGAACAGTTTGTAATAATTATAGTAACATTATTGGAACGACATAGATGTATAAtacaattatattatatatataatcaagATTTTAAGTTTCGATGGGATGGGGGGTGTTTCAGTCGTCCCGTTCTGTTTCATGAGAAAACAGGACCGTGATGGGGTTGGAACTTTGAAGTTTGAAATCCATCCACATggggagagaaggagaaagaggaaagaaaggaagtaaagatgaagaaaagaaaaaaaaagaaaggaaagtagaagaaaaataaaagaaagaaagggagggagaagaaaaaggaaagcaagagaaagaaaaagaagaagaaaaaggaaaaaggaaataaAGGAAggataagagaaagaaaaggaaaggaagggaaagaaagaaaggtagaagaaaaagaaaggaaggtagaagaaaaagaaaggaagcaaagaagaatgggagagagatggaggatatctatTATGATCGAAATTGCTGCTGGGATGGGGCGAGACAGTAGGGTGGGACATTCCATGGAGAAATCGGGAGGTCCGGGACACCCTTGccctatgagatttaaaattttgtttataatatgttataaaatataaaatagtattaaaattatatttaatataaaatattgaaAAATGTTAATATTACAAAGATCAAAATGCTAATCTTAATCTTATTCTAATATATTAATCTGCTAGAGTTAATAGTATtggttttaattttatattatattatactatgctACATTGTATTCTTAATATTATAttactttttataaaataatacaaATAGAAATGATAAATGAATAATAATCTACTAATAcagatattatattataataattgttgaatatatttaagaacaaaATATTTATAACAATAGTtgaatagtataatatattatatattatgacaTAGTAATGCTATCatcaataatatatattatgAATATCTTGCTATGATTATTATTGGATTCATTTTATAATATTCTAAtacaatatttatattattaattatatttctGTTTGCATTACTTTCTAATAATGTAATCATACTATATTAATATtgataatatgatatttttaatagaaaatttattaaaaattatatgtagatatattattttaaaaatatattatatattgttGCCATAATGTTCTCATAATTATTATGATGTGTTTTTTTAGTCATTATAGTATTGCATCGATACtattatattgtatattatatgttatttatatttgcatatttttattATTGTTATAATAGTTTTAGTATTAGTATTAGTGTTTACCAGAATTATATTACATTAACATGAGTTATGTAATCATTATAAAAGATTAAGATTTTGTTACAAAATTAATTCTGATATTGCTATAATAGTAATttgaaaatattatataatatagtaTGGTACACTGTTATTGGTATATAGTTCGCATCATTATAAACTTATGATTATATAGTGTTATATATAATTAATGTATATtacattattttatttatatattatatgaaaCTAACATTAGTAATATcaatattattgtaacatcaagaatattaataatattctatactaataatatttattattaaatataaataacgccattatattaatattaatattgatatattaatgcatattatattatatgctaTCAGGTTTCATTTTCTAGGAATTTACCTGGACTTATTCAAACAAGGGAATAGAACTAATCATTCCCAATGATTTCCAAGAATGGATTTCTAGGGAAGGTTTTCCCGTTCTTGATTTCCATCTGTCAACCATACATGGTATTTGAGTTTTCCCTTGATTCCCAAATAACCAACATCTGTCTTTTGTTTTGCTTTCTCAGAAGTTGCATGGATTTTCTATTCTTCAGATAGGCTCTCCTGGTGACCTATGCACTTATGTGCATGACATCATTAATCAGGAAAAATTTGctttcataaatcttttgttctgcaATATACTTTTAAATATTGTTCCATGATTTCAACATGCTTATCATGGGTGCAGTAAGTGGAAGTCATTAGGTTTAGTTCTGTGTTTCTGATCATCTGAATACTGTTTTCATTCAGTTGAAGTTTCCACGGAATTGCTATAAGCTTTTTGG includes:
- the LOC105053976 gene encoding E3 ubiquitin-protein ligase BRE1-like 1 isoform X2, which encodes MGSTGEPDRKRRHFSSISPTAGAAAKKQPLAPCSDDKKLDVAVLQYKNRKLVEQVEAQKVEYLSLENKFNQLKEKHTNYRDTLLVVNNSWERLAGDLESLSVCTSGSTNDGYDLRHPHMLEDGASCPIEDDFLSRLIEAGDTESSNSVSSSQKEDGVAAMQFMAKKILQKIIASFNDVRHLNEELAAAVLVALSEDEPSRQLRKTTNDLHAELGNFVVALGDLHLKHRPLADKFQNHQDADAKNKAEHKRLTEELASTIAELEESNCKLATLKAQRDTTQGRPFLFPTLGNKHAGGDNVRDKQKELQDLESALKELTNLASSRLVEIRSLHEERIEILKKLAKLQNTLMDIKNISSSKAFQLLNDQLEKSKAEMDQCQTSLEKLQVERDNFVWHEKEMSLKIDLADISWRESAFSESRTAELEQRLQKLAEERILLETKLEEASREPGRKKIIAEFKALVSSLPKDMGIMQSELSKYKEAASELHSLRGEVQSLSSRLRRKENELESLSDRSANQLSEVNKLQTVVQDLRQTNQELKLFLEMYRREFTDSREVIESRDMEYKAWALVQSIKLSLDEHKLELRVKAANEAEAISQQRLATAEAKIAELRQKLEDSGREICKHSETLKSKHEEGEAYLSEIESIGQAYEDMQTQNQQLLQQITERDDYNIKVFPCFSWDSLCRQISTAYWRFSFFLQSTFIVWNGKKKK